In Rhodospirillales bacterium, the genomic stretch CTGCTGTCTCCGCCGCTTCCACCGAGTGCCCGTCGGCTACGTCCGTGCCCATGGGGACCACTTCCGGCAATCGGAGATCAAACTGGCCCGGTACCGGACGGGCCGTCGTGCGGTTCCGGTTGCTCCTCGACGAGCCTTACTTCGTCCCGCTTGTGCATGAGCCCAGTTGAAGTTCATCAACATTTGTGGCGGGCAACCGTAATTTTCCCAATCGTGACAACTTCAAACTGGGGGTTCATTTGCTGAACTGCGCATCAGGAATGCGCATCAGAACGAGCGGGTGTAACCCAGCTGAACGCCGACCTCGCGCACGCCGAACCGGTGGTCGATGCGCGGCCTCCCGAGCGCCGACCCGTCCCTTCCGGTGCGCAACTCCAGGTCAGCCGCCGAGTACCGAACCTCCAGCCCGATCCGGCTCTCCAGGCTCCCCCACTCCACGCCCACGCCGGCAACCCACGGCCGCAACGTGTAATCAGCCACGCTCCGGATCGATGCCCCGCCGATGTCGGAACCACACCGCACAGTTGCCCGTTCCCAAAGCACGCTGGTGACGACGTAGATCGATCCGCCTTCGCCCAGCAGCCCGCCGGGCGCGCACCCTAGCCGGGCGTTGATATTGAAACCGCGTTCCATCTCCACGCTCCACGGGCCTGGCACACGTCCCGGTTCCCGACGCCGGTGCCCTCCCGCAGGTAGCCCGCCGGGCTGTCGCCCCCGTACAGCGCCGCCTCCAACTCCCCAGATACGTACAGGCGGCTGCCGACGGAGGTCCGGTAACCGAGCGCCGCCCGCACCACGCCAACCCCGCTCCGTGCGCCGCTGGTCGCTGTCTCGTAGTTCGCGGGCGGCTCGTCGAGACCGATGCCCTTGGTGTAGTCGGTACTGGCCCGATTCCATCCGGCCGCCACTCCGGCGTAGGGCCCTTCCTGTGCGTCCGCGTACCGTGTGGCCGCCAGCAACAGAACACAGGCCACCAGCAGCGCGCCCCTGCAACCTCGCATCCGACCCCCGGCCGGCAATTCCGCTGCCACCCGGACGAGACAGCGTTACTCCACCGCCGCAACCTCCGGATCGTATGCAGTGTATGGGGCCAGTACCGCTTGGCGAAGTCGGTGGCGCCCGGCAACCTTGCGCATCATCAGCGCCGCCTGCTTGATCGCGACGACCGGGCGGGTGGGTCCGGCAGTTCGGGCGCAGGGGGGCACGCGAGAGGGATCGCTGCTCCCGTTCGCGTCCCGCCACGACCTCTCGCGGTTCTCTTCGGGCAACCCTAACCGGGCCCGTTGATGGGTTGGCGGCACTCGGCCCGGGCATTGCAGCGGTCGACCGGCGGGGACCGGGACGCGTTGTGCGCAAGCGCGCCCCCCCCCCGGAGGTGCCTGACAGGGACGCTGACCAACGACAGACAGAGCCTCGCAGACGGTGCAAGGGTGGTCTCATTCCAAGGCATAAGTCTCCTCCATAGTGTGGTTGCTTACCTGTGAAGACACATTATGTTGTGGTCGTCCCCACCTTCGATGATACTCTGGGCATGACGGACGCATACGTGACGCTGGATGTCAGCGCAGAGGAGACCTGATGGCTGAACGCCGCCCGGGAGGCGGGCCGGATGCTGACCGTGATCGGCATCTGGGCCGGCGATCTTCGCGCCGCGTTCCATTGGCTCCGGGAGAATTCCCAGGCAGGCGCGGACTGGGGTCCGAGTTCACATGGAGATCACCATGCCGATCAGCATCAGTGTCCCCGAAGACCTCGACTTCAGACCGAGGATCACGGTCGTCGGCGTAGGCGGCGGCGGCTGCAACGCCGTCGACCACATGATCGAGAGCGAACTCGAAGGCGTGTCCTTCGTGGCCTGCAACACCGACCTCCAGGCGCTCCGGCGTTCCGCCTGCCCGGCCCGAGTGCGGCTTGGCCTCAACAGCACACAGGGCCTCGGCGCCGGGTCCAATCCCGTCGTCGGCCGCGAGGCCGCGGAGGAGTCGATCGACAAGGTGATGGACGCCATCGGCGACGCGCACATGCTGTTCCTCGTGGCCGGTTTCGGCGGTGGCACCGGGACCGGGGCCGTTCCGGTGATTGCCCGCGCGGCCCAGGAACGGGGGATCCTGACGGTCGCCGTCGTGACGACGCCGTTCACGTTTGAGGCGGTCAACCGGGCGGAGGTGGCCCAGGCGGGCCTGCAGGAACTGCGCAAGACCGTCGACACGTTTGTCGTGATCGCGAACCAGCAGCTGTTCGATGTGCAGACCGACGGGATGAGCCTGCTCGACTCGTTCCGGCTGGTCGACAACGTCCTCTACGACGGTGTCCGGGGGATTACCGATCTGCTCATGTGCCCCGGCCTGATCAACCTGGACTTCGCCGACGTCCGCTCGGCGATGAACAACGCCGGCGCGGCCCTCATGGGCACCGGCGAAGCCACCGGCGAGAACCGGATCGAGGAGGCGACCCACGCGGCCATCAGCAACCCGCTCCTCAGCTACCAGGGGCTGGAGGTGGGCCAGGCAGCAAAACTGCTGGTCAACATCACGAGCAGCGCCAACGTGAGTCTCACGCAGACCGAACGGATCATGGAGATCATCCGCGGCCGCACGCATGAGCGCGTCAATCTCAAGATCGGCGTGGCTATCGACGACAACATGGGCGACGCGATCCGGGTATCCGTCGTCATGACCGGGTTTGACCGGAGGCACGGGCCCGGTCTCGATACGGTCCCGCCCGGGATCCCGGTCCATCGCGCAAAGTCGCCGCAGGCCCCGGGGTCGGAGCCGACGTCCGGCCAGGAAGTTTCGGGCCGGGTCCCGGGCCACCGATCGAAGCCACCGAAAACCCCGGTGCCGGAGCCGCTGTCCGGCCGGGAGGTTTCGGGCGTGCAGGGCCATCTCGACATTCTGGGTGTGTTGGATCCGCCGCCCGTGCGCCGCGAGGGCGGCGGCGCCCGCCAAACGTCCGACACCGCGGTCGGTGCGGGGTCGGACGTGAACGGTCTGGACCTGGCAGGGGCCCCGGCAGCCGACGCAAGACCGGCCGGCCAACGGGCGGGCGCCCCCGCGGAAGAGAGAACCCCGGCGCCGCAACCGGGAGTCGAGGTCGTCGCCAGGACCAACGGCGCCGGTCGCGTGGCTGTAGGGGCGGCTGGTCGGGGCGGAAAGGAGGTACGGACGCCTGATCACCGTGTCCAGAGCGCGGCGGGCTCGCGGACGGAGGCTCCCCGCCCCGCGCTTCGTGCGTCTGCTTCCCATGTACCGGTTCGGGAATCACAGTCCGACGGAAACGGAAAGGGTATCCGTGCCCGCAGCACGAGCGGTGCCGGCTCCAACACGGCGGGGCAGGGGTTGGGGTCGGACGGCGCTACGGAATCCAACCGGGTAGCGGATGCGGCCGTTGCCCGCGATGTCGTCGCTACCCCGCACCTGCGCCCGGCGGTTTATTCGGACTCCAAGGCCGGCGGGGGGAAATCGTCCTGGACGAAGCTGTTCGGCTTTCTCCCGATGCGCTAGCAGGACGGCTGGGGCCGTCGCGAACCCTTCCTCCATCTGCATGCGCCTGTCGAGGCCGCGCGCGGGCGCCCCGCTGGCCACCGCCGTGACCGCCCTCTCGGCCACTCGAAAGTGTGCGGTTTAGCGTCTTGACTATCTATATCTAGTACTGTAAAGTCAGGTTTACACATGATATAGAAAAGTCCATCAGATTTAGTGTACTGGAGATTCCTCATCCGAACATTGGATCTCAATGGTGACGACCACCAACCCTCCTCGGGTGCCGGTCTGAATCGCGTTGGCGGCAGGTATTCCTCCCTATCTGCCCCGGGCAACCCGCGACCACCGGCACCGACAGGAGAGGAGGATTCCATCGCGGTCGGCGGCTGTACCCCGAATAAGCGTGGGCGCACGCTTATGTCCTGGCGGTTTCCGAAAGGGTCCTAGGGAACGCCAGCTCGGGTTGCCGCCCGGTCTCCGTGCGGCGACCGCCGACCGCTTTTGTCCGGCTCCGGCAATCCACGTCCGCATTCTCGGTGAGCTAGCCCGGAACGCAGTTTCCTGGACCCGCCTCGACCACGCCCGGTTACCTGCCTGCGTCGACGTTTCGACGGCGGTGCCGTCGATCGGGCCCGTCGCCGGAGACAGGCGGTCGGTTCCGGTACGGTCGGTGCTCAGGCCAGTGCGGACGGTCGTTCCTACTGGCTTTGCCGTGCCTTCAACGTGCGGTCCCGTTGCGGATTGCCAGGCCCCGGCCGAGCTCCGTCGCACGGTGCCGGCAGCCGGGAAGTCAGGATCGCCGCAGCATCAGTACGGACGTGACCGCGCCCACGAGAAAGAAGATCGCCAGGGCGAGGTGACCGTCCTGAAAGGCGAGCTCATGCGCCTTCAGGGAAAGCACGTCCCGCAGGTAGCCTTCGGCCACACCGAGG encodes the following:
- the ftsZ gene encoding cell division protein FtsZ; amino-acid sequence: MPISISVPEDLDFRPRITVVGVGGGGCNAVDHMIESELEGVSFVACNTDLQALRRSACPARVRLGLNSTQGLGAGSNPVVGREAAEESIDKVMDAIGDAHMLFLVAGFGGGTGTGAVPVIARAAQERGILTVAVVTTPFTFEAVNRAEVAQAGLQELRKTVDTFVVIANQQLFDVQTDGMSLLDSFRLVDNVLYDGVRGITDLLMCPGLINLDFADVRSAMNNAGAALMGTGEATGENRIEEATHAAISNPLLSYQGLEVGQAAKLLVNITSSANVSLTQTERIMEIIRGRTHERVNLKIGVAIDDNMGDAIRVSVVMTGFDRRHGPGLDTVPPGIPVHRAKSPQAPGSEPTSGQEVSGRVPGHRSKPPKTPVPEPLSGREVSGVQGHLDILGVLDPPPVRREGGGARQTSDTAVGAGSDVNGLDLAGAPAADARPAGQRAGAPAEERTPAPQPGVEVVARTNGAGRVAVGAAGRGGKEVRTPDHRVQSAAGSRTEAPRPALRASASHVPVRESQSDGNGKGIRARSTSGAGSNTAGQGLGSDGATESNRVADAAVARDVVATPHLRPAVYSDSKAGGGKSSWTKLFGFLPMR